DNA from Leptospira harrisiae:
ACATGGACCTACGACAACTAACATACGTTTATTGTCTTTTCCATGGATGATATCAGAGATTTCACTTCTGGTACGTACTACCACTTCACAGGCCTGGTCTGTCAAAGGAAGTTCTTCCATAATGACAGATGGTGGGATGAGGTTGTGTTGTTCTAAAATTCTTAAATTGGCTGTAGGTTTCATAATTAATACTTTTGCATGGAAGGATCGACTAAATCGGAATAGGCTAGAGTTCCTCCGGCTACGTTTTTATAGGATTTAAATCCTGCTTGGGCTAAAATCCCACAGGCCATTCCTGACCTTCCCCCCGAACGACAATACACCAAAATTTCTTTGTCGATTTGGTTTTTGATTTCTTCGATCCGTGCGGCAAGTTCGCTTACGGGAATGAGTTTGTCTGTACCGGGAACCAGAGCAATTTGTTGTTCATTTGGGTTTCTTACATCCAATACAAAAAAATCATCTTTTCCTTCTGCACGTGCATCCAGACGTTTTTTAAAACTGACTACATCGATTTCCGGTACCATTATGTGACTCCGCCCATTTCCTCTAGTTCTATTGTAATAACCTCCCAACGTTTCGTGAGGAGGCTTATATCTCTTTTAATATCGTTATAAGTGTCCATTTCCAACTGAAAACTTCTGTTTTTAAAGAACTCTGGATCCTGTAAAAGTTCCTCTTTGTCCTTTTTATTTTTTTCCAGTCTTTCTATTTGGACTTCCAAATCGGAAATTTCTTTCTCTAATTTTTTTCGTTTGTTTTTGCTGCTTTGCGGATTTGCTTTTTTTTCTTCAAATTTAGATTTGCCAGCGGAATTTTGGGCCGGAGATTCCGTTTCATCTTCTTTATGGAACTTGAGGTAGTCGTCAAAACTACAATTTAGGTTTTGTAAAACCCCACCTGAGAGTTGGAAGGTGCGGTTACAAAGTCCCTTCATAAAATCGGGATCGTGGCTAATGATGAGTAGGCTTCCTGGAAAATCAATAAGAGCCCGTTTGACTGCTTCTCGAATCACGATATCTAAGTGGTTTGTAGGTTCATCTAAAAATAAACAATTGGAAGGGTGGTTGACAAGGAGTGCCAATCGGAGGCGGCTTTGTTCTCCACCAGACAAGTGTTTTACTGATTTAAAAACTCCATCTCCTGGAAAGGCAAAATGTCCAAGAAGGGTCCTTGCTTTTTCTTCGCTGAGTTCGGGGTATTTTTTAATTACTGTTTCAACAAGGTTCAGGCCTTCATCTAAATCTTCTCCATGAGTTTGGGAAAAGTAACCCAGTTTGGTTTTTGGGCCATAATAGAGAGAACCTGAATCCAACTTATGCCTTTCTAAAAGACAACGCATAAGAGTTGATTTCCCGGCTCCATTCGGGCCAACGAGCGCCACTTTGTCGCCTGCGGAAATTTCAATTTCGGCGTTTTCAAAAATAGTTTTTTTCACACCCGTATTTTTATCAGGATAGGAAAAGGAGGCATTTTCTAAGCGTAGGATGATATTACTCGATGGAAGGAATTGGAATTGGTAATCGGGTTTTTGGTTCCAAAAGGATTCTTCTGGATTGTCTACCTTATCTCTTTTTTCCAATCGTTTGATTACCGATTGGACTTGTCTTGCTTTGGTCGCTTGGGCACGGAATCGTTCCACCCATTCCATTCGGCTTTTTAGATAACTTTCTTCTTTTGCGAATTGGGCTTTGAGTTGTTCTTGGATTTCATTTTTGGCTTCAAAAAATTCTTCCAAACTTCCTTGGAATTCAAACGTTCCATGGGGATTGATTTCAATGATCGTATCAAC
Protein-coding regions in this window:
- a CDS encoding rhodanese-like domain-containing protein, whose amino-acid sequence is MVPEIDVVSFKKRLDARAEGKDDFFVLDVRNPNEQQIALVPGTDKLIPVSELAARIEEIKNQIDKEILVYCRSGGRSGMACGILAQAGFKSYKNVAGGTLAYSDLVDPSMQKY
- a CDS encoding ABC-F family ATP-binding cassette domain-containing protein; translation: MIQFIQIHQHFGPKVLFEGFSWHIKPGCRVAIVGPNGSGKTTLFQMAAGKMKPESGEVIRSKNTVLSLFQQIPEFSPDTSVIDTVLDENKLYAEYDGKRKLIESKFETINHDDPAFEDLLHDQSDLEEFAHLHDLHGLEARAKKILSGLGFSTADFLRKTKEFSPGYHHRIGLAIALLNPHNLLLLDEPTNHLDDKTKSWLADFLVSQNQAFVLVTHDPEFLNQTVDTIIEINPHGTFEFQGSLEEFFEAKNEIQEQLKAQFAKEESYLKSRMEWVERFRAQATKARQVQSVIKRLEKRDKVDNPEESFWNQKPDYQFQFLPSSNIILRLENASFSYPDKNTGVKKTIFENAEIEISAGDKVALVGPNGAGKSTLMRCLLERHKLDSGSLYYGPKTKLGYFSQTHGEDLDEGLNLVETVIKKYPELSEEKARTLLGHFAFPGDGVFKSVKHLSGGEQSRLRLALLVNHPSNCLFLDEPTNHLDIVIREAVKRALIDFPGSLLIISHDPDFMKGLCNRTFQLSGGVLQNLNCSFDDYLKFHKEDETESPAQNSAGKSKFEEKKANPQSSKNKRKKLEKEISDLEVQIERLEKNKKDKEELLQDPEFFKNRSFQLEMDTYNDIKRDISLLTKRWEVITIELEEMGGVT